The DNA segment GAGATACGGAAATTAAATGCATGGAGTTCCTCATTATACGCACTTCCCTTTGTCATGACATCAAAGCGCAATCCGCCGGACGATTCCCTGTTTGCGAATTGTCCGAAGGCAGCAATCAATGCATTTAAAATCTGTAGTGTGCGCTCTTTGTCTCCAGAGGAGACAACAATACGAAGATCAACACGAAGGAACGGAGCAACGGTCTTCTCCTCAATAACTTTTATCTCACGAGAACGACGCTCTTGCTCTTCTGGAGAAACCTCTTTTGGCTTCTCGCTCTCTCCCCCAAATAGCCCTCCAATAAACTTCAATGCATCACCTCCCATTGTGAGCGGGATGTTTGTTGCATCACCAATCTTTTGCCCGCTGTTAATCTTCCCTATTGCACCACGTGTTTTCTTAAGTAAATCACGATCATCCTTTGTCACGATATACTGAATTGCAGCGGCCTCGCCCTGATGCGCGATGTTCGAAAATGCGGCAAGGATTGGAGAAAGTGACTCCATCTGCCCCGTAGGCAATGCAAGGGTGTACGCAAAACGCTTCTCGTGCCTTCCTACTGCAACTGCCGAAAAACCGAACTCGTTGAACACGTTATAATCCTCGAGTACTTGTGTCGCGCGAGCGGTAGGAAAATTACCGAGAAATTGCTTGAGAAATAGGTCCTTTTGTTCATCGGGAACTGTTATATAGCAAGTGATATCTGAAGAAAAGTTTGCGAGCGCAATCTCGAATGCATACTGCGCACCGCCACCACCTTGCCCAAAAATCCCCGCAAGAAAACGCTGCATTGAAAGCAGTACCTGCTGTGGATCAACCTGCCCTTGCTCCTTCTGCAGCGGTACAACAATCTCAAAAACCGTGCGCGTCAGCTCTTGTTTGACCTCTTTCTCCTTATCAAGACCTGGAATGAGTGAACCCGTATGAATGTAGTGCACAAGCACATGATGGAAATCCTCTTCAACGTGAGGATTATTAAGACCCTGAGCTATCTTAATGGCATTCAAAATCCCCTTCTCTTGCATAATTGCATAGAGCTCGCGAATTTTCTCTCGATGAGGAAGTGCGTCAACCGTGCGTACTATCTCTTCAAACTTTGGGTTCTCTATAATTGCATGTTCAGGAAGGACCTCTTCAGGCTTTTTCTCTGCATACTCATTGATCACCTTTGAAACTATTTGTTCCTTGCTTGCCTGAACACCACTCGCTGAAGACATTGCTTCGTGCAAAGACACCTGCTCTCGTACATGAGCAAGTTCTGATTCAACTATAGGCACAGCCTCAGGTGTACCCTCGTGCATTTCCTCTATAAGTGACATAACTGTAGTAATAATAGCATATTGGGACAGCACAGTCATGAGGCATGAGTCATGGGTCATAAGAAAAATTCAGATACTACATAGCAAAATGCACACCAACGTTGTTAGTGTGCATTTTAACTCATGACTCATGACTCGTATTTTACTGGAATTGTATATCAAAATTATACATCCCCATCGAACAAGTAGCAGCGAGCTTACTTCCTGCTTTCTGTGCGGGAATCTCAATGTCCTTTACGCCACTTGGGGGCAGATTGAGGCGAATAGCAAGCGACGGGATAGAGAGCGCTGAAGAACAATCAAAAGTCCCTGAGGTCTTCATGCGAATGATTGTCGGCACACCTGCCTTCGCTATGGAATTGCGAGGTGCGTAACCCCCTCGAGCAGTTATCTCGATGATCTGCTTTCCTCCTTCTTCAAAAACATTCTTCCCATCGCCCTGCTCCACAACCTTCACATCCTTTCCTTCGGAAGTAGTTGATCCAGTGTTCAGTGTACCTGTGAAAAACATTGCAATGAGCACCAGTGAAACGGCGACTGTCACGCTAATGATAATTTCTTTCATGGATCAAAAGTTAAATAAAGGACTAATGAGCCCATATGCAACGAGACCGTTGAGGATATTGAATACTGCGAACATGATGACAATAAGCCCCGCGGTCTTAAAGAATATTCCCGACTTCGCACTTCCTGTAATACTTAGTGAACTGAACGAGAGCAGTGCAAGTACAGGGAGCGTACCCAATGCAAAGAAAAGCATTGTAAGTGCACCAGTAATGAAACTTCCCGTGCCCAGCGCGTAGATCTGCATTGATTGTGTGAAACCACATGGTAAGAAGAATGTCGCAATACCAACCAATATAGGAGTAAGCGCGTGATTCAACTTCGAAGCATTCATCGCATGGCTCCCGAGAAACTTTGGCATTGCAGGCTGTAGTTTCTTTGCGAAACCAAAGATATCAAGGAGGTTGATTCCAAGAATAAACATTACTAGACCAATAATGAGCGAAAGTAAAAAAGTACCCGTCCCATTAAGACTCACTGCAGAACCAAGTGCTCCAATAACGCCACCCAAAACAAAGAAAGAGACGATACGGCCGATATGGAAGAGTATCTGTGGCTTAACGCGATCTCCTGTTTTGGCAAATGTAGCAGACATCGAAAGCACGAGTCCGCCCACCACTGCCATACAAGATGAGAGTGATGCGACAATACCAATGATGAAAGCAGTACCATACGTCGGCTTATCGGCACTGATCAAGTTGATGAGTCCAGCCTTCTGAAGTCCAACGAACAATACACCAAATAATACAGCGAGTGGAATTGCGAAAATGAATTCTGACCACTTCTTTTCTGAAACTGACGCGACCTTATCTACTGAAAGTGTATAGCCGTGTTTCTCGACTGCAGTAGTTAACTCCTTCGCGATTTCCTCGTCACTCATTCCTTCAAAGTCGCCAACAACGCGCACCGTATGCGAAGCAAGATCGGTTTTCACTTCATCAACATGTGGCATTTCGCCGATCTTGCTCTCCGTCACCAGTACGCATGATTTGCAGTGCATCCCATTGACGTGAAATGTATATGTATTTTTGTTTTCCATAAATTATAGCTTTGACGCTTTAAGGC comes from the Candidatus Paceibacterota bacterium genome and includes:
- a CDS encoding sulfite exporter TauE/SafE family protein, with amino-acid sequence MENKNTYTFHVNGMHCKSCVLVTESKIGEMPHVDEVKTDLASHTVRVVGDFEGMSDEEIAKELTTAVEKHGYTLSVDKVASVSEKKWSEFIFAIPLAVLFGVLFVGLQKAGLINLISADKPTYGTAFIIGIVASLSSCMAVVGGLVLSMSATFAKTGDRVKPQILFHIGRIVSFFVLGGVIGALGSAVSLNGTGTFLLSLIIGLVMFILGINLLDIFGFAKKLQPAMPKFLGSHAMNASKLNHALTPILVGIATFFLPCGFTQSMQIYALGTGSFITGALTMLFFALGTLPVLALLSFSSLSITGSAKSGIFFKTAGLIVIMFAVFNILNGLVAYGLISPLFNF